GACAGCTTGAATAAAAAGGTGCGCTTAGCTGAAAAGCAAAAAATCCCTATGATTTTAGTGTTAGGGAATGAAGAAGTGGAGAGCGAAATTTTATCCATTAGAGACAGAGAAAAACAAGCTCAATATAAAATGCCCTTAAAGGAGTTTTTAAACATGGTTGAATCTAAGATGCAAGAGGTTAGTTTTTGAGTAGAAACGAAGCGTTGTTAAACGGAGACATTAATTTTAAAGAAGTGCGTTGCGTGGGCGATAATGGCGAAGTGTATGGGATTATTTCTTCCAAAGAAGCGCTAAATATCGCTCAAAATTTAGGTTTGGATTTGGTTTTGATTTCAGCGAGTGCGAAACCTCCCGTGTGTAAGGTGATGGATTATAATAAATTCCGCTACCAAAATGAAAAGAAAATCAAGGAAGCCAAGAAAAAGCAAAAGCAAATTGAAATCAAAGAGATCAAGCTTTCCACTCAAATCGCGCAAAACGATATTAACTACAAAGTCAAGCATGCGAGGGAATTTATTGAATCCAATAAGCATGTCAAATTCAAAGTGGTTTTAAAGGGTAGAGAGAGCCAAAACTCAAAAGCCGGGCTTGATGTGCTTTTTAGAGTCCAAAGCATGATGGAAGATTTAGCCAACCCTGAAAAAGAGCCAAAAACCGAGGGGCGTTTTGTTTCGTGGATGTTTGTGCCTAAGGCTAAAGAAGCCCCCAAAAACGAAAAAAAAACTAAAGAAAATAACCCGCCTTTTAATCGTATTAACCTTATGAAAGGAGAAAATCATGCCAAAAATGAAGACTAATCGTGGCGCGTATAAGCGTTTCAAAGTTAAAAAAAACTTGATTAAGCGTGGCAGTGCTTTTAAAAGTCATATTTTGACTAAAAAAAGCCCTAAGCGTAAAGCCAATCTAAACGCGCCAAAACATGTGCATCATACTAATGTGCATTCTGTCATGTCGTTGCTTTGCAGGGCTTAAGAATGCTCATTAGAAAGTGGAGTTAATCCCCTTATTTAAGGGAAAGTCGTTTCAAGAAACGCACCTAAAAATATTTTAAAAAGAAAGGTAAAGAAATGAGAGTTAAAACAGGCGTTGTGCGCAGAAGACGCCATAAAAAAGTCTTAAAACTCGCTAGAGGGTTTTATAGCGGCAGAAGAAAGCATTTTAGAAAGGCTAAAGAACAGCTTGAAAGAAGCATGTATTACGCCTTTAGGGATCGCAAACAAAAGAAAAGAGATTTTAGGAGTTTGTGGGTGGTAAGGATCAATGCGGCTTGCAGAATGCACAATACCAGTTATTCGCGCTTCATGCATGCCTTAAAAGTGGCTAACATTGAATTAGACCGCAAGGTTTTAGCAGACATGGCGATGAATGACATGCAAGCTTTTACAAGCGTGTTAGAGAGCGTAAAAGAGCATCTTTAATCTCTATTGGCTGTTAGGTTTTAGTTTTAGCCTAAAAAAGGTGAGAGGATTTAGGACCTTTTACTAAAAAGTTCCTAAAATTGATTTTTGTTTCAATTTATTCTCATTCAATTGCTATATTTAATCAAAAAGAAAGCAATTTTATAGTAGAATGTGGCATCTAGAACTCAAATAGAGAAAATGTAGAAGGAAGGAATACATGAAGAAATCTGTTATAGTAGGCACTATCTCTCTAGCAATGACAAGCTTGTTGTCAGCAGAGACCCCTAAGCAAGAAAAAGCTATTAAGACTAGCCCTACAAAAAAAGGTGAAAGAAATGCTGCTTTTATAGGGATTGATTACCAGTTGGGTATGCTCAGCACTACCGCTCAAAATTGTTCCCATGGGAATTGTAATGGTAATCAAAGTGGGGCTTATGGCTCTAATACGCCTAATATGCCTACAGCGTCAAATCCGACAGGAGGGCTTACCCATGGTGCTTTAGGGACTCGTGGGTATAAAGGCTTAAGCAACCAACAATACGCTATCAATGGTTTTGGGTTTGTTGTAGGATATAAGCATTTTTTTAAGAAATCCCCGCAATTTGGAATGCGTTATTACGGGTTCTTTGATTTTGCAAGCTCTTATTATAAGTATTACACTTATAATGATTATGGCATGAGAGACGCTCGCAAGGGTTCTCAAAATTTCATGTTTGGCTATG
This region of Helicobacter pylori genomic DNA includes:
- the rplT gene encoding 50S ribosomal protein L20; the protein is MRVKTGVVRRRRHKKVLKLARGFYSGRRKHFRKAKEQLERSMYYAFRDRKQKKRDFRSLWVVRINAACRMHNTSYSRFMHALKVANIELDRKVLADMAMNDMQAFTSVLESVKEHL
- a CDS encoding outer membrane protein gives rise to the protein MKKSVIVGTISLAMTSLLSAETPKQEKAIKTSPTKKGERNAAFIGIDYQLGMLSTTAQNCSHGNCNGNQSGAYGSNTPNMPTASNPTGGLTHGALGTRGYKGLSNQQYAINGFGFVVGYKHFFKKSPQFGMRYYGFFDFASSYYKYYTYNDYGMRDARKGSQNFMFGYGAGTDVLFNPAIFNRENLHFGFFVGVAIGGTSWGPTNYYFKDLADEYRGSFHPSNFQVLVNGGIRLGTKHQGFEIGLKIQTIRNNYYTASADNVPEGVTYKFTFHRPYAFYWRYIVSF
- the rpmI gene encoding 50S ribosomal protein L35 — translated: MPKMKTNRGAYKRFKVKKNLIKRGSAFKSHILTKKSPKRKANLNAPKHVHHTNVHSVMSLLCRA
- the infC gene encoding translation initiation factor IF-3 encodes the protein MSRNEALLNGDINFKEVRCVGDNGEVYGIISSKEALNIAQNLGLDLVLISASAKPPVCKVMDYNKFRYQNEKKIKEAKKKQKQIEIKEIKLSTQIAQNDINYKVKHAREFIESNKHVKFKVVLKGRESQNSKAGLDVLFRVQSMMEDLANPEKEPKTEGRFVSWMFVPKAKEAPKNEKKTKENNPPFNRINLMKGENHAKNED